In a genomic window of Lepisosteus oculatus isolate fLepOcu1 chromosome 5, fLepOcu1.hap2, whole genome shotgun sequence:
- the ccnb2 gene encoding G2/mitotic-specific cyclin-B2, with product MALVNRGIHIRNAENAVPVGKTAAGTKRPVLGEISNFSTRGGPVKKNDTLKSHVVKQSKPVKPKQQDEVTVQPKPGPVVPEVPVVPSCMDVSMKEEELCQAFSEAMLDIEDIDALDGEHPQLCSEYVKDIYVYLKQIELQQAIRPRYLEGCEINERMRALLVDWLIQVHCRFHLLQETLYMTVAILDRFLQVQPVSRKKLQLVGVTAMLIAAKYEEMYAPEIGDFVYITDNAFSKAQIRQMEMLILKELNFELGRPLPLHFLRRASKAGNADAEKHTLAKYFMELTLMDYDMVHYHPSEVAAAALFLSQTVLDGSSWTTTQRHYAGYSEENLKTIMQHLAKNVVRLNNGLTKHTAIKNKYASSKLLRISTIPQLRSSTIQDMAAPLLENS from the exons ATGGCTTTGGTAAACCGGGGAATT CATATCAGGAATGCCGAAAACGCGGTCCCAGTGGGTAAAACTGCAGCTGGGACGAAACGGCCAGTCCTAGGCGAGATCTCCAACTTCTCTACCAGGGGAGGCCCAGTCAAG AAAAATGACACCCTGAAGTCCCATGTGGTCAAGCAGTCAAAGCCAGTGAAGCCTAAGCAGCAGGATGAAGTGACTGTGCAGCCCAAACCAGGTCCAGTGGTGCCTGAAGTCCCA GTTGTTCCTTCTTGCATGGACGTCTCGATGAAAGAGGAAGAGCTGTGCCAGGCTTTTTCTGAGGCTATGTTGGATATAGAAGACATTGATGCCTTGGATGGTGAACATCCCCAGCTGTGTTCTGAATACGTGAAGGACATCTATGTGTACTTAAAGCAAATTGAG CTCCAGCAGGCTATCCGCCCCAGGTATCTTGAGGGCTGTGAGATTAATGAAAGAATGCGGGCCCTCTTGGTTGACTGGCTCATTCAGGTGCACTGCAGGTTTCACCTGCTGCAGGAGACTCTGTACATGACTGTTGCTATTCTTGACCGATTTCTCCAA GTACAACCTGTCTCCAGGAAAAAGCTTCAGCTGGTTGGCGTTACTGCTATGTTAATTGCTGCCAAGTATGAAGAAATGTACGCCCCAGAGATTGGGGACTTTGTCTACATCACGGATAATGCTTTCTCTAAAGCACAGATCCGGCaaatggaaatgctgatcctgaAAGAGCTGAATTTTGAACTGGGTCGTCCTCTGCCCCTTCACTTCCTAAGGAGGGCATCAAAGGCTGGCAAT GCTGATGCAGAGAAACACACTCTTGCCAAGTACTTCATGGAGCTGACCCTGATGGATTATGACATGGTGCATTaccacccttctgaagtggcaGCTGCTGCACTCTTCCTctcccagactgtgctggatgGTAGTAGTTGG ACCACAACGCAGCGCCATTATGCTGGTTATTCCGAAGAGAATCTCAAGACCATTATGCAGCACCTTGCCAAGAATGTGGTGAGGCTTAACAATGGGCTTACCAAGCACACT GCAATCAAGAACAAATATGCCAGCAGCAAGCTGCTGAGGATAAGCACCATTCCACAGCTCCGGTCCTCCACCATCCAGGACATGGCTGCACCCCTGTTGGAGAATTCTTAA